A portion of the Bacillus sp. es.034 genome contains these proteins:
- a CDS encoding DeoR family transcriptional regulator codes for MLPIDRQQQILTWIKEEGTLRVSDISSRLEVSEMTVYRDLKPLMEANKVHKTSNGISAMEPEGIPSDSCVYCLKPTTSRRSVQLIKKDHTIEQTCCPHCGLLRYEDIKEDVMQILCRDFLTDMTISGKTATYLIDADLNLNCCQPQVISFESRKQAEQFQTGFGGKICTLPQAITAISNDMQGSGCCHD; via the coding sequence ATGCTGCCGATCGATCGACAACAACAAATTTTAACCTGGATAAAAGAAGAAGGAACACTGCGTGTATCAGACATAAGCTCCCGCCTAGAGGTGTCGGAAATGACAGTCTACCGGGACCTGAAGCCATTGATGGAAGCGAACAAAGTCCACAAGACTTCAAACGGCATTTCTGCCATGGAACCCGAGGGTATCCCATCTGACTCCTGTGTATATTGCCTGAAACCGACCACTTCAAGAAGATCGGTTCAACTCATCAAGAAGGATCACACCATCGAACAAACCTGCTGTCCGCACTGTGGATTACTTCGTTATGAAGACATCAAGGAGGATGTGATGCAGATCCTGTGCCGTGACTTCCTGACGGATATGACGATCAGCGGAAAAACCGCCACATACCTGATTGATGCGGACCTGAACCTGAACTGCTGTCAGCCACAGGTCATTTCCTTTGAATCGAGGAAGCAGGCCGAACAATTCCAGACCGGATTCGGGGGTAAAATTTGCACGCTTCCACAAGCCATCACGGCGATTTCAAATGACATGCAAGGATCGGGCTGTTGCCACGACTAG
- a CDS encoding DUF3953 domain-containing protein — protein sequence MLKKVRITSAVIVLALSLYGLISNNNSIIPFTMAGLAIMMVVMGAEERQKNRKSYRSYLLFAVSLLLILVSIEGFIY from the coding sequence GTGCTTAAAAAAGTTAGAATTACGAGTGCTGTTATTGTTCTGGCACTATCACTCTATGGGCTAATTTCAAATAATAATAGCATCATTCCTTTTACGATGGCAGGTTTGGCAATCATGATGGTCGTGATGGGAGCGGAAGAACGACAGAAGAACCGGAAATCGTATCGAAGCTATCTGCTTTTTGCTGTTTCTCTTTTATTGATCCTAGTGTCCATTGAAGGTTTTATCTACTAA
- a CDS encoding SDR family NAD(P)-dependent oxidoreductase, whose translation MKSLAGKIALVTGGSRGAGRAIAIELGKAGATVYVTGRSTKGNATQNFPGTIDDTAAQIDEAGGTGIAVRCDHTVDAETKAVIRQIRDEQGKLDILINNVWGAHDIGVNPGTFWEQSLENWDTMFTAGVRAQLATNHFAIPLLRKNKEALIVHTTFWDEGKYTGQFYYDLAKNSLVRMAFGLSEELKEDGIAVIAVSPGFMRTELVLQHMGVDEDNWQESEDLKKSETPYYVGRAITALAMDSNVMEKTGRALKAGDLAKVYDFTDVDGRYIPPFTL comes from the coding sequence ATGAAATCACTCGCAGGAAAAATAGCACTCGTAACAGGGGGAAGCCGGGGAGCAGGGCGTGCAATCGCCATTGAACTTGGAAAAGCGGGTGCCACGGTTTATGTCACCGGGCGCAGTACGAAGGGAAATGCAACACAGAACTTCCCGGGTACCATCGATGACACCGCCGCCCAGATTGATGAAGCCGGTGGAACGGGGATTGCGGTACGTTGTGATCATACGGTCGATGCCGAAACGAAAGCGGTCATCAGGCAAATCCGTGATGAACAGGGAAAGCTTGATATTCTCATCAATAACGTATGGGGCGCACATGATATCGGTGTGAATCCGGGAACATTCTGGGAACAATCCCTTGAAAACTGGGATACGATGTTCACAGCAGGCGTGAGGGCGCAGCTTGCGACCAATCACTTTGCCATTCCTCTGCTTCGGAAAAATAAAGAAGCCCTGATTGTTCATACAACGTTCTGGGATGAAGGTAAGTACACAGGACAGTTCTATTATGACCTGGCAAAAAATTCTCTCGTCCGCATGGCGTTCGGACTTTCAGAAGAGCTGAAAGAAGATGGGATTGCGGTCATCGCCGTATCTCCGGGATTCATGAGGACTGAGCTTGTACTTCAGCATATGGGAGTCGACGAGGATAACTGGCAGGAATCTGAGGACTTGAAGAAGTCCGAAACCCCTTATTATGTTGGGCGTGCCATCACGGCGCTCGCGATGGACTCAAATGTGATGGAGAAGACGGGTCGAGCGTTGAAGGCAGGAGATCTTGCGAAGGTATACGACTTTACGGATGTAGACGGACGGTATATTCCGCCATTTACGTTATAG
- a CDS encoding PepSY domain-containing protein yields the protein MDKKSYQTIWRWHFYAGLIIAPFLLILAVTGSIYLFKPQIEQNLYQKYYEVNPEGEKLQATELIDKVKTLHPDAQITSFRPGESADRSSEIGISTEDGSATVFLNPYTGKSLGELKPEDRIMNKVEEIHGELMAGTLGDRIVELVACWAIVLIVTGLFLWFPRKKDKLSGVFLPRLNKGKKIFRRDLHAVPAFWVTAGMLFLIMTGLPWSGFWGTNFQNLMTNAGAGYPPSIWTGEAPQSVVKTKEIADVPWAAENLEVPVSALEGYTPLSMNDVVSIAKREGIDPSYTVYIPQDDKGVYTLSAFPAKAQNEVTMHLDQYTGAVLADYRFDNYGLGGKIVAMGITLHTGTQFGFINQLFSLLICLGIMLVALSGFYLWLKRKPKKEMGAPKSPGILKMKYFLLVMIALGILFPLVGASLIVILLLDRLLIKKIPATKKFFGAA from the coding sequence ATGGATAAAAAATCATATCAAACGATTTGGAGATGGCATTTCTATGCGGGCCTCATCATTGCCCCGTTTCTACTGATCCTCGCTGTGACGGGATCGATTTACCTGTTCAAGCCCCAGATCGAACAGAATCTCTATCAAAAGTATTACGAAGTCAATCCAGAAGGGGAGAAACTTCAAGCCACTGAACTCATCGATAAAGTGAAAACGCTTCACCCCGATGCACAGATCACAAGCTTTCGTCCCGGGGAAAGCGCCGACCGCTCCAGTGAAATCGGCATCAGTACAGAAGACGGCTCTGCCACTGTCTTCTTGAACCCCTACACAGGAAAGTCACTGGGTGAATTGAAGCCCGAGGACCGGATCATGAATAAAGTCGAAGAAATTCACGGGGAGCTGATGGCAGGTACCCTCGGCGACCGCATTGTCGAACTTGTTGCCTGCTGGGCCATTGTCCTGATTGTCACGGGATTATTCCTATGGTTTCCTCGTAAGAAAGACAAGCTCTCGGGTGTGTTCCTGCCCCGCTTGAATAAAGGAAAGAAGATCTTCAGAAGGGATCTTCACGCTGTCCCTGCGTTCTGGGTCACAGCGGGAATGCTGTTCCTGATCATGACGGGACTTCCCTGGTCCGGATTCTGGGGAACCAATTTCCAGAACCTCATGACAAACGCAGGAGCCGGTTATCCTCCATCCATCTGGACAGGGGAAGCACCTCAATCCGTCGTGAAAACAAAGGAAATCGCTGACGTCCCCTGGGCTGCTGAGAATTTGGAAGTTCCCGTATCAGCCCTTGAAGGGTACACACCATTATCTATGAATGATGTTGTATCGATTGCCAAACGAGAAGGAATCGATCCAAGTTACACTGTATACATCCCTCAGGATGATAAAGGCGTCTATACTCTATCTGCTTTCCCGGCCAAAGCACAAAATGAAGTCACGATGCACCTTGATCAGTATACAGGAGCCGTCCTTGCTGATTACCGTTTCGATAACTACGGGCTCGGTGGGAAAATCGTCGCCATGGGGATCACCCTTCACACAGGCACACAGTTCGGATTCATTAATCAGCTGTTCAGCCTGCTCATCTGCCTTGGCATTATGTTAGTCGCCCTCAGCGGATTCTATCTGTGGCTGAAACGGAAACCAAAAAAAGAAATGGGAGCACCAAAATCACCGGGCATCCTGAAGATGAAGTACTTCCTGCTTGTCATGATTGCACTCGGGATCCTGTTCCCACTCGTTGGGGCTTCCCTGATTGTCATCCTGCTTCTTGACCGGTTATTGATCAAAAAAATCCCTGCCACGAAAAAATTCTTCGGTGCGGCTTAA
- a CDS encoding DUF3891 family protein — translation MIIRETDDSFIMIKQHDHAFVSGETIKHINRNLLISDQFFDDFVYASHQHDRSWIGLDDTPIWNDGKQIPFTFSDYPLLPKLAFYQIGLNEIEEVNLYAALLCSLHFCSFFDKSKDPDCLQFLRDEANRQQKIRNHLPKIDEELLTQHFQLLQLSDNLSLYFCLNEPGVEKENEHLWFKDGFKNTEGFHSGNQRLKTRWVNEHEVTFDDFPFETDFQVTLPYKKVDKRAIRKMGIAEAYEESQLEKHTILIRK, via the coding sequence ATGATAATCAGAGAGACCGACGATTCTTTCATCATGATCAAGCAGCACGACCACGCCTTTGTATCCGGCGAAACGATCAAACATATCAATCGTAATCTATTAATATCCGATCAGTTTTTCGATGACTTCGTATACGCATCCCATCAGCACGACCGGAGCTGGATTGGCCTTGACGACACACCGATTTGGAACGACGGGAAGCAGATTCCCTTCACCTTCTCAGACTATCCCCTCCTCCCAAAACTTGCATTCTATCAAATCGGGCTGAATGAAATCGAAGAGGTCAACCTCTATGCGGCCCTCCTATGCAGCCTTCATTTCTGTTCATTCTTCGATAAATCGAAGGATCCCGACTGCCTGCAATTTTTACGGGATGAAGCAAACAGGCAACAGAAAATCCGGAACCATCTGCCAAAAATCGATGAAGAACTGCTCACCCAGCACTTTCAGCTCCTTCAACTTTCAGACAATCTATCACTCTACTTTTGCTTGAACGAGCCAGGTGTCGAGAAAGAAAACGAGCATCTGTGGTTCAAAGACGGATTTAAGAATACGGAAGGTTTCCATTCTGGTAACCAAAGGCTTAAAACCAGATGGGTGAATGAGCATGAGGTGACGTTTGATGATTTTCCTTTTGAAACGGATTTTCAAGTAACGCTGCCTTATAAAAAAGTGGATAAGAGGGCGATCCGGAAGATGGGCATCGCAGAAGCTTATGAAGAGAGTCAGTTGGAGAAACATACGATACTCATCAGAAAGTAA
- a CDS encoding MFS transporter: MRIRDIHPNLKLRLAMQFLGGLVTMAVIPFMAIYFAQKIGATQTGIILVLIVISGIIGGFIGGHISDKIGRRKIMILGELGIMMTFFFIALCNSPWFDLPYVTAAFFVLNMFAGGMFQPAAQAMIIDVTDSDSRKLVFTVSYWLGNLATAIGGIIGAFLFKTYLFELFLGISGITLLSVLITIFFISETYTPEPAATETTSSSNKMVQSYSTVLKDKLFMMYIIGAVFIFTLEQSLTNYVGIRLERDIPEQQASLFGIDFTLDGTRMLGFLRTENTIIVVLLSAVVLFLFKKWSDRWTLVMGMFIFTLCFSAFAFTNNILFLFILGFVGTFGELMYVPIKQAMIGDLAPSNARSTYMAFYSLTFYGAMIIASLLIIVGEWVSPMMMGGILLILGMTGTFMYHLIMKTLEAKAVQEVEMKASVSS; this comes from the coding sequence ATGCGAATACGCGATATTCATCCGAACCTGAAACTTCGGCTTGCCATGCAGTTCCTCGGGGGACTTGTCACCATGGCGGTCATCCCGTTCATGGCCATCTATTTCGCCCAGAAGATCGGTGCCACCCAAACGGGGATCATTCTTGTCCTGATCGTCATCAGCGGGATCATCGGTGGGTTTATCGGAGGGCATATCTCAGATAAGATCGGTCGCCGGAAGATTATGATTCTGGGCGAACTCGGAATCATGATGACGTTTTTCTTCATTGCCTTGTGCAATTCACCGTGGTTCGACCTGCCGTATGTCACAGCGGCGTTCTTCGTTCTTAACATGTTTGCCGGCGGAATGTTTCAGCCTGCAGCTCAGGCGATGATCATCGATGTGACCGATTCCGATTCACGGAAGCTCGTTTTCACCGTCAGCTACTGGCTTGGGAATCTCGCCACCGCGATCGGAGGCATCATCGGCGCCTTTCTATTTAAAACGTACCTGTTTGAATTATTCCTCGGGATTTCAGGGATCACACTCCTGTCGGTCCTGATCACGATTTTCTTCATTTCAGAAACCTACACACCGGAACCTGCCGCCACTGAAACCACTTCTTCATCCAACAAGATGGTTCAAAGCTATTCAACCGTATTGAAAGATAAATTATTCATGATGTATATCATCGGGGCCGTCTTCATTTTCACCCTGGAGCAATCGTTGACTAATTACGTCGGAATCCGCCTTGAGAGGGATATTCCCGAGCAGCAGGCTTCTCTGTTCGGCATTGACTTTACACTTGATGGGACGCGTATGCTTGGATTTCTGCGGACGGAAAATACAATTATCGTCGTGCTCTTATCCGCTGTCGTACTATTTCTTTTTAAAAAGTGGAGTGACCGCTGGACGCTTGTGATGGGGATGTTCATCTTTACCCTTTGTTTCAGCGCTTTTGCCTTTACAAACAATATTTTATTCCTTTTTATCCTGGGCTTTGTCGGGACGTTCGGGGAGCTCATGTATGTGCCGATCAAGCAGGCGATGATCGGGGACCTGGCTCCGTCCAACGCCCGCAGTACGTATATGGCCTTTTACAGCCTGACCTTCTATGGTGCCATGATCATCGCATCCCTGCTCATCATCGTAGGGGAATGGGTGAGTCCAATGATGATGGGAGGCATTCTGTTGATACTCGGTATGACTGGAACTTTCATGTATCATCTGATCATGAAAACATTGGAAGCGAAAGCGGTGCAGGAAGTCGAAATGAAGGCATCGGTTTCTTCTTGA
- a CDS encoding VOC family protein, with product MGRMVHFEVHVDDMERAKTFYGEVFGWKFEDWSEYAGMPYVGAVTGDENEMGINGALMQRQSPPPQPNQPMNGYSCTMGVGNYDETEKLILEHGGKVAMPKYALPGMAWQGYYVDTEGNVFGIHQPDKDAK from the coding sequence ATGGGAAGAATGGTACATTTCGAAGTGCATGTGGATGATATGGAACGTGCAAAGACGTTTTACGGGGAAGTATTCGGCTGGAAGTTCGAGGACTGGAGCGAATACGCCGGAATGCCTTATGTGGGGGCTGTGACAGGGGATGAGAATGAGATGGGGATCAATGGTGCACTGATGCAGCGTCAAAGTCCTCCACCTCAGCCGAATCAGCCGATGAACGGATATTCGTGTACGATGGGCGTCGGAAATTATGATGAAACCGAGAAGCTCATCCTTGAACACGGCGGCAAAGTGGCCATGCCGAAGTATGCTCTGCCGGGAATGGCGTGGCAAGGATATTACGTAGACACAGAAGGAAATGTGTTCGGGATTCACCAGCCGGATAAGGACGCGAAATAG
- a CDS encoding TIGR02206 family membrane protein yields MMFSVTEMQTFELFSVPHISVLLMFVAISFWLVYFRHFLKRYQSVLKWTIFWMLVLSEVSWHIWLVSTGQWELGDLPLQLCSVSTFIAIYLFLNQNQNAFYLLFFIGFLPPILSMVTPEMTYQFPHYRFLKYFLHHAAIAWSVLYFIVYEGYRVPRKAIWTGFLMVNFLAVPIFFLNILLDTNFFYLANPTESKTILSFFGSGIIYYINLEIAALVVFFVTYVPMGMLVKRERVEG; encoded by the coding sequence ATGATGTTTTCCGTGACAGAGATGCAGACGTTCGAGTTGTTTTCTGTTCCCCATATCTCGGTGCTTTTGATGTTTGTGGCGATATCATTTTGGCTTGTGTACTTCAGGCATTTCCTAAAGAGGTACCAATCGGTGCTGAAATGGACGATATTCTGGATGCTGGTGCTGAGTGAAGTATCCTGGCATATCTGGCTCGTGTCAACGGGACAGTGGGAGCTGGGGGACTTGCCCCTGCAGCTCTGTTCCGTCAGTACGTTCATCGCCATTTATTTATTCTTGAATCAGAACCAGAATGCCTTTTATCTCCTGTTCTTTATCGGATTCCTTCCCCCGATCTTAAGCATGGTCACACCTGAAATGACTTATCAATTTCCTCATTACCGCTTTCTGAAATACTTCCTCCATCATGCAGCCATTGCGTGGTCCGTCCTTTATTTCATCGTATATGAGGGCTACCGGGTCCCAAGGAAAGCCATATGGACCGGCTTCCTGATGGTCAATTTTCTCGCCGTACCGATCTTTTTCCTGAACATCCTTCTTGATACGAACTTTTTCTACCTGGCAAATCCCACAGAATCGAAAACGATCTTGTCCTTTTTTGGATCGGGGATCATATATTATATTAATCTCGAAATTGCGGCACTTGTCGTGTTTTTTGTGACGTATGTTCCCATGGGGATGCTTGTAAAGAGGGAGAGGGTTGAAGGGTAA
- a CDS encoding nucleoside hydrolase: protein MKNIILFADPGIDDSVAIMYALLNPDIHVLGIVSSYGNVEKKQATDNIAYLLKLAGRTDIPIIGGSNSPSSGKIPTYYPEIHGKEGLGPIRPPENFSGELTNFSKLYTIIEENQDVTIVDVGRNTSLASLYLLGEDIAEKVNEFYIMGGAFLVPGNVTSSAEANFYGDPIASELVVKNLDNLYIAPLNVTNKAIVTLEHIKVIQEMNGNPLIEILDEVMTYYIDAYKKLIPGINGAPLHDVVTLSLMVNPEMGKTIRRDVEVLATGSGQGTSIADFRVSSKPAEKNINIYLEIDYQMFVKDFIEVMTRKR from the coding sequence ATGAAAAATATCATTTTATTTGCCGATCCGGGTATCGACGATTCTGTGGCCATCATGTACGCCCTCTTGAATCCGGACATACACGTACTCGGTATCGTATCCAGTTACGGAAATGTCGAAAAGAAGCAGGCCACCGATAACATCGCCTATCTGCTCAAGCTTGCCGGCAGGACGGATATCCCGATCATCGGTGGTTCAAACAGTCCATCTTCCGGGAAAATCCCGACCTACTATCCTGAAATCCATGGAAAGGAAGGTTTGGGACCGATCAGGCCACCAGAAAACTTCTCCGGTGAACTCACCAACTTTTCTAAACTTTACACCATCATTGAAGAGAATCAGGACGTCACAATCGTCGACGTCGGAAGGAATACGTCACTCGCTTCCCTTTACCTGTTAGGCGAAGACATAGCTGAAAAAGTAAACGAATTTTATATTATGGGAGGAGCCTTTCTCGTACCTGGTAATGTGACTTCATCAGCCGAAGCCAACTTTTACGGAGATCCCATCGCATCAGAACTCGTAGTCAAGAATCTCGACAATCTGTACATCGCCCCTTTAAACGTCACCAACAAGGCGATCGTCACCCTCGAACACATCAAAGTCATCCAGGAGATGAACGGTAACCCCCTCATTGAAATCCTTGATGAGGTCATGACTTACTATATCGATGCCTATAAGAAACTCATCCCCGGCATAAACGGCGCCCCACTCCACGATGTCGTCACCCTCTCCCTGATGGTAAATCCGGAGATGGGGAAAACGATCAGAAGGGACGTCGAAGTACTGGCCACAGGCTCCGGGCAAGGTACATCCATCGCTGATTTCAGGGTCAGTTCCAAACCGGCTGAAAAGAATATCAACATTTATCTGGAGATCGACTACCAGATGTTCGTGAAGGATTTCATAGAGGTCATGACCAGAAAAAGATAA
- a CDS encoding ABC transporter ATP-binding protein, with amino-acid sequence MTFPVKKFLSYYKPYRSIFLIVLFSALITSSLTLAFPLLVRYVTKDVLAGSLSTAFEDVLWVGGVMVVLVVAQNVGNYIVDYKGHEIGARMETDMRGELFAHLQKLSFRFYDKEKTGRLMSRVTNDLLMVSELYHHGPEDYVKYLVRFLGAFVILFWINAPLTLTVFCFFPVLGFFSLYFNKKLNRALTDNKERIGDINAQVEDSLSGIRVVQSFANESLEIRKFNVENQRFLESRKGTYCAEAYFYNGTEAFIQLITVTIVVFGSLQIMNASLDLADLITFLLYIGFMIEPIQRLTHMSTQFQEGVTGFQRFMEIMNIKPDIDNAPDAKTLSTVRGHVSLKNISFHYDSALGPVFKELTLEVLPGEYVAIVGPSGVGKTTLSSLISRFYDVSEGGIFIDGENVKDLDLNSLRSNIGMVQQDVYLFSGTVMENIRYGQPEATDEEVMKAAKQANADEFITRLPQGYHSEIGQRGVRLSGGQKQRLSIARVFLKNPPILILDEATSALDNESESIVKESLELLARGRTTLVIAHRLSTIRNAGRIVVLSDGRIVEEGTHEALLEQNGHYSRLYSKQFEVQV; translated from the coding sequence ATGACTTTTCCTGTAAAAAAATTTCTTTCGTATTACAAACCGTATCGTTCAATTTTTTTGATTGTGCTGTTCAGTGCTTTGATCACCTCTTCCCTGACTCTCGCTTTTCCACTCCTTGTCCGTTATGTGACGAAGGATGTTCTGGCTGGAAGTCTTTCTACAGCTTTTGAGGATGTCCTTTGGGTCGGCGGTGTGATGGTGGTTCTTGTTGTTGCTCAAAACGTTGGGAATTACATTGTGGATTACAAGGGGCATGAGATCGGGGCACGAATGGAAACCGATATGAGAGGTGAATTGTTCGCTCATCTCCAGAAGCTGTCTTTCCGTTTTTATGATAAAGAGAAGACGGGCCGGTTGATGAGCCGGGTGACGAATGATCTGTTGATGGTATCGGAGCTTTATCATCACGGACCTGAAGATTATGTGAAATATCTGGTTCGTTTTCTTGGCGCATTTGTGATTCTGTTCTGGATCAACGCTCCTTTGACCCTGACTGTTTTTTGTTTCTTTCCGGTTCTTGGGTTCTTCTCCCTTTATTTCAATAAAAAGCTGAATCGGGCGCTGACGGATAATAAAGAGCGGATCGGCGATATCAATGCCCAGGTGGAGGATTCCTTATCCGGCATTCGGGTCGTTCAGTCATTTGCCAATGAATCTCTTGAAATCAGGAAATTCAACGTGGAGAATCAACGTTTTCTAGAGAGCAGGAAAGGAACCTATTGTGCTGAGGCGTACTTCTATAACGGGACGGAAGCATTCATTCAACTGATTACGGTCACCATTGTCGTCTTCGGGTCCCTTCAGATTATGAATGCGTCCCTTGACCTGGCCGACTTGATTACGTTTCTGCTATATATCGGCTTTATGATCGAGCCCATTCAGCGGCTCACTCATATGAGTACTCAATTTCAAGAAGGTGTGACAGGGTTTCAGCGATTCATGGAGATCATGAATATCAAGCCTGACATCGACAATGCCCCTGATGCAAAAACTCTTTCAACCGTCCGGGGACATGTTTCATTGAAGAACATATCATTTCATTATGATTCTGCCTTAGGGCCTGTATTTAAGGAGTTAACTCTTGAAGTCCTTCCAGGGGAATACGTCGCGATCGTCGGACCATCGGGAGTGGGAAAAACGACTCTCAGCTCCCTGATTTCCCGTTTTTATGACGTTTCTGAAGGTGGGATTTTTATAGATGGGGAAAATGTGAAAGACCTGGACTTGAATTCTCTCAGAAGCAATATTGGAATGGTACAGCAGGATGTGTACCTTTTTTCCGGCACCGTCATGGAGAATATCCGCTATGGTCAACCTGAAGCAACCGACGAAGAGGTGATGAAGGCGGCAAAGCAAGCGAACGCCGATGAATTTATTACCCGTTTGCCACAAGGATATCACTCCGAAATCGGTCAGCGCGGCGTCCGGTTATCAGGCGGTCAGAAGCAGAGGCTCAGTATCGCCCGTGTATTTTTGAAGAATCCGCCCATTCTCATTCTTGATGAGGCGACAAGCGCCCTCGACAATGAAAGTGAAAGCATCGTCAAGGAATCCCTGGAGTTACTGGCAAGGGGCAGAACGACGCTCGTCATCGCCCATCGTTTATCGACGATTCGGAACGCAGGAAGAATCGTGGTGTTGTCAGATGGAAGGATTGTTGAGGAAGGGACACATGAAGCGCTACTCGAGCAGAATGGGCATTATTCCAGACTGTATTCGAAGCAGTTTGAGGTTCAGGTGTAA
- a CDS encoding FixH family protein, producing MKTTFNYLSILFLCTLLGACAPKEDAAELYQQESPLQADMTMPDDFSESGDPIKIELTQDGKTVDDADLVHVEIWKGDGSFHDGMEEAENAGDGIYTFNKNLTEDGLYYIKVHAGNNGSTIMPTLPFAVGELSKADIEALNDHAPVESGNHSQHH from the coding sequence GTGAAAACAACCTTTAACTATTTGAGTATCCTTTTCCTGTGCACGCTACTTGGTGCCTGCGCCCCGAAAGAAGATGCAGCAGAATTGTACCAGCAGGAATCTCCCCTTCAGGCTGATATGACGATGCCGGACGATTTTTCCGAAAGCGGTGACCCGATCAAGATCGAGCTCACACAAGACGGCAAAACAGTGGATGATGCCGACCTTGTTCATGTGGAAATCTGGAAAGGCGACGGATCCTTCCATGATGGAATGGAAGAAGCCGAGAATGCTGGAGACGGTATTTACACATTCAATAAGAACCTGACGGAAGACGGACTCTACTACATCAAAGTCCACGCAGGAAACAACGGATCCACCATCATGCCGACACTGCCTTTTGCCGTCGGAGAACTATCCAAAGCTGATATCGAAGCCTTGAATGACCACGCTCCTGTTGAGAGTGGAAATCACAGTCAGCACCACTAA
- a CDS encoding MBL fold metallo-hydrolase: MDYQLEQVNGQIYVLAIWDAEWNTYTNAYFIEEEAELTVVDSCKEGHLVFLQHALHKIGKTADDVKLMLVTHGHEDHVGGETLFTKARKVIHADETLPPGSSISGELVDRGTIGDYDYTRVGYHSPGSVIFFHRPTKTLFTGDFLCFFGDPLSDGGLVSKGDDLRHAWVEYLQGGGVADLPVFLDGLRIMKEYNADVLCTGHGGVLVGEIDVFLQELIAIGEKSQ; the protein is encoded by the coding sequence GTGGATTATCAACTGGAACAGGTGAATGGTCAAATATATGTGCTGGCGATATGGGATGCTGAATGGAATACTTATACGAATGCGTACTTTATCGAGGAAGAAGCTGAATTGACTGTGGTTGATTCGTGTAAAGAGGGTCACTTGGTGTTTCTCCAGCACGCCTTACATAAAATTGGGAAAACGGCAGACGATGTAAAGCTGATGCTCGTCACCCATGGTCATGAGGATCATGTGGGAGGGGAGACGTTATTTACGAAGGCAAGGAAGGTCATTCATGCTGACGAGACGCTGCCGCCTGGTTCTTCCATAAGCGGGGAGCTCGTGGATAGAGGGACCATAGGGGATTACGACTATACGAGAGTCGGCTATCATTCCCCGGGTTCAGTCATTTTCTTTCATCGACCGACCAAAACACTGTTCACGGGAGATTTTCTCTGTTTCTTTGGAGATCCTCTGTCAGATGGAGGGCTTGTTTCAAAAGGCGATGATCTGAGACATGCCTGGGTCGAGTATCTTCAGGGTGGCGGTGTTGCGGACCTGCCTGTATTCCTGGACGGCCTGAGAATCATGAAGGAATATAACGCGGATGTACTGTGTACAGGTCATGGAGGCGTGCTGGTGGGGGAAATTGACGTGTTCCTTCAGGAGTTAATCGCGATTGGGGAAAAGAGTCAGTAG
- a CDS encoding TetR/AcrR family transcriptional regulator, translating into MSREEKMMKKRAAILGAAVKTYSENGFAETTISAIAKEAGVSFGSVFTYFATKEVLFEAAILEPLEEIKPYFSEIEERYRGTPMEMVRNMIDCQLDVFARKKDFLRLSQQVLARPDRYPVLFAELSAFVDVFAERIHPVIERGQKEGCFYEGSPVLMAQSYISLLNGLRLTFIDDHTNLIWSNMKIQALRLFGPVTEGWDV; encoded by the coding sequence ATGTCACGAGAGGAAAAGATGATGAAAAAGAGAGCGGCGATCCTGGGGGCGGCCGTCAAAACATACAGCGAAAATGGATTTGCCGAAACGACCATCTCGGCCATTGCCAAGGAGGCAGGGGTCAGCTTCGGATCCGTCTTCACATACTTTGCCACAAAAGAGGTCCTCTTTGAAGCGGCGATCCTTGAGCCGTTGGAGGAGATCAAGCCATATTTTAGTGAGATAGAGGAACGGTACAGGGGGACACCGATGGAGATGGTCAGAAACATGATCGACTGCCAGCTGGATGTATTTGCAAGGAAAAAGGATTTCCTGCGTCTGTCCCAGCAGGTATTGGCGAGGCCGGACCGGTATCCCGTCTTGTTCGCAGAACTAAGTGCCTTTGTCGATGTGTTTGCAGAACGCATTCATCCTGTCATTGAAAGAGGGCAGAAGGAGGGATGCTTCTATGAAGGGTCACCGGTGCTGATGGCACAATCGTATATTTCCTTATTGAACGGGTTGCGACTGACCTTCATCGATGACCATACAAATCTGATTTGGAGCAATATGAAAATACAGGCCCTGCGGTTATTCGGTCCTGTGACGGAAGGGTGGGATGTGTGA